Within the Arachis duranensis cultivar V14167 chromosome 10, aradu.V14167.gnm2.J7QH, whole genome shotgun sequence genome, the region ACTAGTTAGGCCTCGGGCATGTCGAAGAAGATAACATAAAACTAAAGAAGCAATTCATCACCGAAGGCATTAAAAAGTTGGTGAGCTTCTGATCTGGGAGGGAATACAGTGTGAATATGTGGTAATAGCATAAACTAATAGATTTGCCCAAGTGGCTTAAGTAATCAGGCAGTAACAGCAGCAATTATTcatagattaattaataattattcaacCCTCACAGATTATTCAACAATACTTAttcaacaattatttttataaaaaaagataaaaaatacctAGAAGCTAGAAGTATAGAACAGAACAGAACAGAGCAGAGCAGATCCAGGGGCAGTAGCGCTGGCCAGTGGAACAGAGATGGCGTCGGCGACGGTGGAACAGAGTTCGCGACTGAGGCAGGAGGCGATCCCGGCAACTGTGCTTTACTGCAACCCACAACAAAGTTCAGCCAATAACAGCAGCAaaattcaacaattattcaaccaATAACAGCAACAAAATTCACAGATTAATTAACAATTATTCAACCCATAACAAGTTTACAGATTTTTcaagaataattaattaattattcaacaATTAAGAAAAacccaaggttctgaaaaccgaactGATCATCAAACCACTCTAATTACTGGTTCATTGGTTCATaggttcaaccggttcgacTGTAGTTGAACCGAAAAAATcgttttataataattaaaaaaattacaatagaaCCCTAATAGAAGTTATTTTCTTCTAATAACTAAATATAACTACAGATACTTCTGACCAGTTGTAACCTCTGCATGAGAGTACACAAATTATAATTTCAGAATACACAAATTGTAACTTTTGTAAGATATGTAACTGGCACTTTTGCTGAGCATATTATTCAACAagtcttcatgatttcttagACCATTACATGTCGAATTTCAACAAGTTGCTCCCCATTAGTGCATGGCCAATTTTACATACATATAGAAGAAGAAGCTTCATTATAAAGTGTGTTCAAGAACATGTACAGAGCAATCGCACAAAAATCTATCTTTTTAATATACGCATGATAAATCAAGATTATGACCCTAAATCTGACTTGCAAAGTTAACATGACATAACCTAGTATGTTTGTTTTATAAATACGATTACACAAAtacatgatattttaaaataaaccaaacaaaCACGCAATCCAGAAGTAACAACTCAGGAAAAATTCTGAAACTTTGAAGCATACTACTGTTaaattagtcaccaaaaaaaatactaCTGTCCTAGTGATCAAAACCACTTTGATTATTCAAAGAACTATTCAGCAGCAACACACAATGGTTAATGCAGAATGCCTTCACATATGGTGAAAACATAACAATTGTTCCCCAGAACAATGGCGCGTTGATTTTTAAAACAGACTTTCCTTACTAGATGAAGTCAAAGTTAATACTGCAATGATGCACTACAACTCATAAAAGATTATAGGAAACGACATATCCAGAATTTCACCACCAATACAAACAGTTTCTGTGTTTCATAATTTACCGATCATAGAGTAGAAGATATCATTCTGATTTGATTTGCCATGTCACCATTTTCATGCATATATTCaccaagaaattaaataaaatacaacagATAAAAGAGGGGGATTGGAGGGGAAAAAACAGCAAAGTTCACAGATTAATTAAGAACAATTATTCAACCTAGTAATtcacaaattaattaacaattattCAACCCATAACAAGTTCACAGATTATTCAacaattattgttaaaaaaatacctAGAAGCTAGAAGCAACGAAGCATAGAACAGAGCTGGCGACGGAGGCAGGAACAGAGCTTGCGACGGAGGAACAGAGGTGGCGCCGGTGACGGTGGGAGAGAGCTTCGCGATGGAGGCAGGAGGCGAGCCCGGCGACTGTGCTTCCACTGCTGAGAGTCTGAGGTGTTAGCTGCACGAGCAGGAGTGAGGGACCGAGTGAGCTTCGAAGCTCCAACTTGCGATGGCGTCAAGGTCAGTCAGGCGGCTGAACGAAAGGGAGGGACTGAGCTCGCCGGCGTTGAGAGGAACGACCACCTCGAGGGTGATGGGAGGGACGAGGGAGAGAGTGTGTGCTGTTGCTGCTGCGCCGTTGTTGACCTGGAGTGAGTGAGGGTTGGGAGGGTTACTGGTTATGGATCATAATGCTAAACGGCTGCGTTTTGGCGTGTTTTGGGCAAAATAAGAAAACCGGCCGGGTCCcggttcggttcgaccgacCGGTTATCGGCCGGTTTAACGGTTTaactgatttttatattttgcggTTTTGGCATCTAACCGAACCATAATTCTCCTCGGTTTGCAATTTAACCGGTTCGACCGGCTGATTCGAACTGCTTTTCAGAACATTGGAAAAACTTAAAGCTAGAAGCATAAAAGTATAAAACAGAGGGGGAATTGGTGACCAAAATTGACCGGTGCAACCGAGCTGACGTTGGCGACGGTGGAACAAAGGTGTGCGACGGAGACAAGAGGTGAGTCCGGCGATGTTGCTTCCAAAGCTGAAACGGCGACGATGGTGGAGAGCTGCACGATTGTAATATTCGAGACTCCAACTTGCGACGACGGCAGGAGCAATCCAATGGTTGGACGGAAATGACGGAGACAGCTCGCCGACGGTGAGAGAAAGGACTAGTTTGAGGGTGAAGGAGGGAGAGAGAGTGTTGCGCCGTTGTGTCTTGTGTAGAGCAAGGGTTAGTGAGTTACTGAGTTAAGGGTGCTGGGTTAAATGAAAATGCCAAACGGCGCTGTTTTcgtaaaatttcaaaaatcgaCTGATTCACAGTTCAGTTCAACTGATCGATTCTTGACCGATTTGGTGGTTCGACGTCGATTTTATAATTTCACGACTTTATCATTAGGTTAAACCGAAAATTCCATTAGTTTGCGGTTCAACCGATCAATTTGaaccgattttcagaaccttgataATATGTGATGACTTATGTACAAGatttataaagtatttttttatttatatatatgctaATTTGCTTAAAGATAGCATGATTACACGATTGCTACGTAATTATCTTTTTTGTTACTCTTTTACTTTCAAAaaagctattaaatattttttaaaatataaagcaCTTTAATAAGCATCCAACATTTATCAGTAAGatcctaaaaataaaaatactactaaaaGATTCGATATAAAATTCATGGTCAAGGATGTCCATCAGGAGTCAAGggagatttttgaaaagttataaTTTGTTGATAAACATTTAACAAAGATTTATTCTTTAGTATTAATGAGCatgatataaaataaatagataataaatatgtaatttttaaatattatacgcataaaattatagatattaaattaaatatattaattttagattattatctttttaatattattaattatttaaataaaaaattaataatattaaaaaataaaaaattttaaatttaNNNNNNNNNNNNNNNNNNNNNNNNNNNNNNNNNNNNNNNNNNNNNNNNNNNNNNNNNNNNNNNNNNNNNNNNNNNNNNNNNNNNNNNNNNNNNNNNNNNNNNNNNNNNNNNNNNNNNNNNNNNNNNNNNNNNNNNNNNNNNNNNNNNNNNNNNNNNNNNNNNNNNNNNNNNNNNNNNNNNNNNNNNNNNNNNNNNNNNNNNNNNNNNNNNNNNNNNNNNNNNNNNNNNNNNNNNNNNNNNNNNNNNNNNNNNNNNNNNNNNNNNNNNNNNNNNNNNNNNNNNNNNNNNNNNNNNNNNNNNNNNNNNNNNNNNNNNNNNNNNNNNNNNNNNNNNNNNNNNNNNNNNNNNNNNNNNNNNNNNNNNNNNNNNNNNNNNNNNNNNNNNNNNNNNNNNNNNNNNNNNNNNNNNNNNNNNNNNNNNNNNNNNNNNNNNNNNNNNNNNNNNNNNNNNNNNNNNNNNNNNNttatattaattaattaactaataattaattaaataattaaattataattaatttattaataagtaaataaattaaataattaaatttttatttaattaataatttatattaattatttatatcattattaatattaaatattatttatatttatattattatattaatttagccgttgcaaaactagccgttgTAAAAATAGCCATTAGAAATTAGCCATTACTATGTTaccgttattattaataaattaatattttgttactcTATATATACCACTTAGATACACTTTTATTCTCACACTCTCTACtactcttcttcatcttcttccaagtttacaaaatcaaaattctgctactattattttttgttcgaaAAAATGGATCCAAACCAACTCAAATCTTTCTTCAATTACTTACAAAACTTTCCTCAAATTTCAAATACCCAACAATCTCAAACCTCAAACTCTCAAGTTCCAAATCAAAACTTCATACTACCAAATacatttcaaaatccaaatccacaaaatctttctaatttcaattttcaaactccttataataatcaatttccTATATTCCAACCGTAAAATCAAGATTCACAAACACCccattttccattttcatcCATATTTAACCCCTCTATTGGAAATGTTACTCCAATTTCCTTGCCGTTTCCAACTCAATTTAGTGCATCAAGACATAACTCATCTGGTGTTGGTGGCTCTTCTAACCCATCCTCTCAGACTCCTATACAATCTAGTCCAAATTCGCAATATTCAGATTTTGCCAACCCTCATGGATTAGATGCTATCGACCTCAATGATGATATTGAAGATCGGAGGCAAGATAGAATTCAACACTGGCATTGGAAAGAGGATGAGATGCTGATCAGTGCATGGTTAAATGTTTCAACTGACCCTATAGTTGGTACCGATCAAAAGGGAGAAACATTTTGGAGTCGAATTCATAGCTACTGTGTAGAATTTTGCTCCGACATGACAAGGGGGGTAGTTGCATGTAAGAAACGATGGTATAAGATCAACAAGGCTGTTGCACAATTTGCTGGTTGCTACGATCAAGTTAGTCGAAACATAAGGAGTGGTTCGAACGCTGATGATATAAAGGAGTTGGCTTATAAACTTTATTCCACAAATTATGGTCAAAAATTCACTTTTGAGAGGCATTGGAACATGCTTCGGTTGGAGCAAAAATGGAGAAGTCAACTACCTACACAGAGTGGCGGCTCAAAGAGAACCAAGGTTAGTGCAACTGGAGCATACTCATCCTCATCAAACCCAGAAACACCGTTGGCTGACGAATCTGGTGTGGACTCTCCCGTTCGCCCACAaggatcaaagaagagcaagcgAAAAGGTAAGGAAAAAGCACAAATGTTTGAAGATTTGAGCGAAAGAAAATCATCGGTTGTCAAAAAATtatctctcatggaagatatTAAGAATGTTAGAGAAAAGGAACTAATGGatagggaaaaagaaagagaagaggagaaggaaCATAGAGCAAAGATTATGGCAATCAAAGAGAAGGAGTTACAAATTCAAGCggcaatgaaagaacaagattaCAAGCTCAAgcagaaatgaaagaaaaagaattacaaactcagaggtatattaaagaaatggagataaaagcaaaagaaagggaaaTGGAAAGGATGGCCAAGGAAAGGAAAAGGGAGATGGATATGCAAATACTTAATGCTGACACGTCTACAATGAGTGAAAAACGATGAGCTCTTCATGAGATTGCGTGTGAGAAAATAATCGCCAAGTGGTTTACTTAATGGTTCCTTGTATTCGTAGAGTTATGTAGGACGTTCTTATTTTTATTGCGTATTACTGGTTTATGATgtagtttgttttatttatttctgatgtaagtttttaaattagtcaatatTATTGTGCCCTTATTGTTCATGAAAGTGAccgttgcaaaactagccgttaactagccgttgcaaaactagccgttaaCTAGCTGTTAAGGTACTTATTGCAGACACACTTATAAATATCAACTATCAATGACTCTGCAACTCCACTTCAACTCTTGTTTCTCACCTCGAAAGAGaactaaaaattacatttctaaATATGGCTAGAAATTTTGATGATATGTTTAATGAGGCTTTGTATGGCAAAAGAAGACGGCAAGATAACACAGTCATAGATAATTAGATCGATGAGTGTTTACTCCAagattcagaagaagaagatatcgaTAGAAGCTCTATCCCAATTACTCGTAGATGGATCAACAGAGATCGAGAAGCAGGACATGATCGCCTTTATCAAGATTACTTTGCAGATGAACCGGTGTATAATGCTGACATTTTCCGATGGAGATTTCGAATGAGAAGACATGTGTTCCTTCGGATAGTAGATACTCTATCAAACGTCTATCCGTATTTCCAACAGAGGGTTAatgcaactggaagaagaggcttGTCACCACTCCAGAAATGTACCGCTGCGATACGGATGTTAGCATATGGCGTATGAGCTGATACTGTTGATGATTATGTGCGCATAGGCAAGAGCACTACAATTGAATGCTTggaaaaatttgttgaaggtgTCATTTCGGTGTTCGAGGATGAATACTTGCGAAAACCCAAACCAAATGACGTACAACGCCTGCTACAAATGGCGGAGGGTTGTGGCTTCCCTGGCATGTTGGGTAGCATTGACTGCATGCATTGGCAATGGAAAAATTGTCCAAAGGCGTGGAAAGGTATGTACATGAGTGGTTATCGTGGGGTTGCAACCATAGTACTTGAGGTTGTAGCATCTTCAGACCTCTGGATATGGCATGCGTTCTTTGGAGTTTCTGGTTCAAATAATGATATCAACGTGTTAGATCGTTCTCCAGTATTCGAtgtgatggtttcagtggctaagagaaggggggttgaatcttagccccctttttcttgaatacactttctggtctttgaggagacttttctatttttgtctcgtccctagccacgagactttttgtttttgtctcgtcacttggcacaagatattttttattttagctcctgtacagcagaaacagaaatggagtagtagAGAAAGAAGATTACACCTAGATATATCCTGATTCAGCtactaagtgcaatgcagcctacatccagtctccatcacaacaatgctggaatttcactataatcatccagattacaaactgtaaagtgctaacccaacttacaaggggattcccacagaatcatgaaacacaacatagatgaacaaaggaactctaagacatctatggctttttcttttaattttgcactctttgcctttttccgctctatggctttttcatacaaaccttactgtttgccttttttccatgagactcaagacatgacaaaattaaatagaaaaatacaaaatagaatacattgaaggagaagaaaatctgtaagcttaggtagctatgagacttctgtgccttgcactctcattttctttccttaaATCAAACCGTGACTATTCACTCCTTTTATAGAGAAgagaagccttcacagttgaaacaaaaccaagcttaagttcttttccttcaaaacagaaccggttcggccacagagagagaagaggtaactcttgcaaaacccaacatgcaaatacctctagttcttccttggtcatcactcttcatcaatccgagcgttccatccttggcttgtggtgcacgaaattgtgatcatcaatggcgccatcaacatggtacgctcaattacaatctcaactctttatcaaaacttcacacaactaaccagcaagtgtactgggtcgttcaagtaataaaccttacacgagtaagggtcgatcccacggagattgttggtatgaagcaagctatggtcatcttgtaaatctcagtcaggcggattcaaatggttatgagtgatttatgaataaagcataaaataaagatagagatacttatgtaattcattggtgagaatttcagataagcgtatggagatgctttgtcccttccgtctctttgctttcctactgtcttcatccaatccttcttactcctttccatgacaagctgtatgttgggcatcaccgttgtcagtggctacagtcccgtcctctcagtgaaaatgttcaacgccctctgtcacagcacgactaatcatctgtcggttctcaatcaggttggaatagaatccagtgattcttttgcgtctgtcactaacgcccagccagttaaagtttgaagcacgtcacagtcattcaatcccggaatcctactcggaataccacagacaaggtttagaNNNNNNNNNNNNNNNNNNNNNNNNNNNNNNNNNNNNNNNNNNNNNNNNNNNNNNNNNNNNNNNNNNNNNNNaatgaatatcttagaacaagaataagctgaattgaatagaagaataatagtaattgcattaatactcgaggtacaacaaagctccacaccttaatctatgatgtgtagaaactctaccgttgaaaatacataataacaaggtctaggcatggccgtatggccagcctcccaaagagggttcaatcataaaaacatgatcaaaagatgaaaatacaatagcaaaaggtcctatttgtagagaactagtagcttagggtttacaaagatgagtaaattacataaaaatccacttccgggcccacttggtgtgtgcttaggctgagcattgaagcattttcgtgtagagacttctcttggagttaaacgccagcttttgtgccagtttgggcgtttaactcccattcttgtgccagttccggcgttaaacgccggacagttttgagctgatttgcaacgcctgtttgggccatcaaatctcgggcaaagtatggactattatacattgctggaaagcccaggatgtctactttccaacgcagttgagaacgcgccaattgggcttctgtagctccagaaaatccacttcgagtgtagggaggtcagaatccaacagcatctgcagtccttttcagcctctgaatcagatttttgctcaagttcctcaatttcagccagaaaatacctgaaatcacagaaaaatacacaaactcatagtaaagtccagaaaagtaaattttaaataaaaactaataaaaatataataaaaactaactaaaacatactaaaaataatgtcaaaaagcgtataaattatccgctcatcacaacaccaaacttaaattgttacttgtccccaagcaactgaaaatcaaataagataaaaagaagagaatatgcaatgaattccaaaaacatctatgaagatcagtattaattagatgagcggggcttttagctttttgcctctgaacagttttggcatctcactttatcctttgaagttcagaatgattggcttctataggaactcaaaattcttATAGTGttattggcttctataggaactcagaatccggatagtgttattgattctcctagttaagtatgatgattcttgagcacagctactttatgagtcttggctgtggcccgaagcactctgtcttccagtattaccaccggatacatacatgccacagacacataactgggtgaaccttttcagattgtgactcaactttgctagagtccccaattagaggtgtccagggttcttaagcacactctttttgccttggatcacaactttattttttttttcttttccccttttttttatattcactgcttgttcttgcttcaagaatcatttttatgatttttcagatcctcagtaacatgtctcctttttcatcattctttcaagagccaacattcatgaacaacaaattcaaaaggcatatgcactgttcaagcatacattcagaagtcgaaagtattgccaccacatcaaaataattaatctgttataaaatctgaaatttatgcaattcttctctttttcaattaagcacatttttcattcaagaaaggtgatggattcataggacattcataactttaaggcatagacactaagacactaatgatcataagacacaaacatagataaacataagcataaattttcgaaaaacaggaaaataaagaacaaggaagttaaagaacgggtccaccttagtgatggcggcttgttcttcctcttgaagatcctatggagtgctttgttcttcctcttgaagatcttatggagtgcttgagctcctcaatgtctcttccttgtctttgttgctcctctttcatgattctttgatcttctctaatctcatggaggagtatggaatgttcttggtgctccacccttagttgtcccatgttggaactcaattctcctagggaggtgttgatttgctcccaatagttttgaggaggaaagtgcatcccttgaggcatcttagggatttcatgatgagtgggctctcttgtttgctccatccttttcttagtgataggcttgtcctcatcaatgagggtgtctccctctatgtcaatcccgactgaataacagaggtgacaaatgagatgagggaaggctaatcttgccaaggtagaggacttgtccgccaccttataaagttcttgggatataacctcatgaacttctacttcctctccaatcatgatgctattaATCATGATAGCCctgtctatagtaacttcggactggttgctagtgggaatgattgagcgttggataaactccaaccatcctttagccacgggcttgaggtcatgccttctcaattgaaccggcttccctcttgaatctctcttgaTCAaatttgacccttctagtgtaagggtattcatctccttgcattatgggcaagttaaatgccaaccttacattttccggactaaaatctaagcatttcccccgaaccattgtaagccaattctttNNNNNNNNNNNNNNNNNNNNNNNNNNNNNNNNNNNNNNNNNNNNNNNNNNNNNNNNNNNNNNNNNNNNNNNNNNNNNNNNNNNNNNNNNNNNNNNNNNNNNNNNNNNNNNNcgacttgttgaatggggttggtaagaacttcccaacctcttctttggatctcatgtcggatctccggatattcactctttttgagtttgaaagggacctcggggatcaccttcttcatggtcacaacttcatagaagtggt harbors:
- the LOC107468410 gene encoding glutathione S-transferase T3-like encodes the protein MTETARRRASRHNSSGVGGSSNPSSQTPIQSSPNSQYSDFANPHGLDAIDLNDDIEDRRQDRIQHWHWKEDEMLISAWLNVSTDPIVGTDQKGETFWSRIHSYCVEFCSDMTRGVVACKKRWYKINKAVAQFAGCYDQVSRNIRSGSNADDIKELAYKLYSTNYGQKFTFERHWNMLRLEQKWRSQLPTQSGGSKRTKVSATGAYSSSSNPETPLADESGVDSPVRPQGSKKSKRKGKEKAQMFEDLSERKSSVVKKLSLMEDIKNVREKELMDREKEREEEKEHRAKIMAIKEKELQIQAAMKEQDYKLKQK